The Arachis hypogaea cultivar Tifrunner chromosome 19, arahy.Tifrunner.gnm2.J5K5, whole genome shotgun sequence genome has a window encoding:
- the LOC112775160 gene encoding telomere repeat-binding factor 4, producing the protein MGNQKQKWTQDEEDALIAGVEKHGPGKWKNILKDPQFAPFLTSRSNIDLKDKWRNLSVSNGTQGSKEKSRVPRIKAAAPVAAAPVAAAAASNAIVVAGEDATIVTTMIHQPDPSVAVGDSSQNDEDAKNRPRYNAMVLEALSALKDANGSDLNAIVNFIELKHKVPQNFRRALSTRLRRLVSQGKLEKVQNCYKIKKDYSPVPKSPVAVKKNVWPQRQQPPPPPEFVASNETIKEAAETAAYRIAEAESKSYLAAEAVKEAERIARLAEDAEAMLQLVQQIYDACSRGEAVILAS; encoded by the exons atggGTAATCAGAAGCAAAAGTGGACGCAAGATGAAGAAGACGCACTCATCGCTGGCGTGGAAAAACACGGTCCAGGAAAGTGGAAGAACATTCTCAAAGACCCTCAATTCGCACCATTTCTCACTTCACGTTCCAATATCGACCTCAAG GATAAATGGCGGAATTTGAGTGTTAGCAATGGCACTCAAGGGTCCAAGGAAAAATCTAGGGTTCCTAGAATCAAGGCTGCTGCCCCAGTTGCTGCTGCCccagttgctgctgctgctgctagtAATGCTATTGTTGTTGCCGGGGAAGATGCTACTATTGTCACCACTATGATTCATCAACCTGATCCTTCTGTTGCTGTGGGTGATTCTTCTCAAAATGACGAAGATGCCAAGAATCGTCCGAG GTACAATGCAATGGTTTTAGAAGCGCTGTCAGCTTTGAAAGATGCTAATGGATCTGACCTGAATGCCATTGTTAACTTCATTGAG CTAAAACACAAGGTTCCTCAGAATTTCAGAAGGGCATTGAGCACCAGGTTGAGGAGGCTTGTTAGTCAAGGGAAACTTGAAAAG GTACAAAACTGTTACAAGATTAAAAAGGACTATTCACCTGTGCCAAAATCACCAGTTGCTGTGAAAAAGAATGTGTGGCCACAAcggcaacaaccaccaccacccccgGAGTTTGTGGCATCTAATGAGACAATAAAGGAAGCTGCTGAAACTGCAGCCTACAGAATTGCCGAGGCCGAAAGCAAGTCATATTTAGCCGCTGAAGCAGTCAAGGAGGCAGAACGAATTGCACGCTTAGCTGAAGATGCTGAGGCGATGTTACAGCTAGTACAACAGATTTATGATGCTT GTTCGCGCGGTGAAGCTGTCATCTTGGCATCTTAA